Sequence from the Deinococcus malanensis genome:
GGCTACCTTGGCCGCGCTGGATCGTCTGGACATGACGCGCCCAGGGTTTGCCGTGTACGGCGCGCACGTCTTTGTGGTCGGCTTTGACCACACTGTCTCTTTTAAGGGAATCACCGCCAAGATTATCGTGCAAGGTGAGCGGCCAGGCGCATGATCCCCAAGCTCGTTGACTCGGAGAATCCTGTGCTGGCCGTCAGGCCGGTACCGATCATCACGTTAACGGCGAAGGTGAAACCCCCAGCCAGCGCGTCAGGGCGTCACATCGCTGGGATCGTGGTGGATGACGACCTGACGTATAACGATCTGCTCGCGTTCTCCTGGTATTCAGCCCAGATTCGTGCATGGAAGGTGATTCAATTGAACGCTCGGAAGAAGTTCAAAGGTCTACATGGGATGGAAGACACTCGCAACACCAAATCCCAACCAGCAGGCGGGACCGCATCAGCAACGCCTCCCCCGACAACTCCCATCGAATCACCCCCGCCCCCACCGCCTCCACCGCCGCCCGATCCAACACCCTCAGAACCCCTGCCAGGAGAATCTGACGTGATCAGCAACCGCATCACCTTCGGCCCCCGTGGCGCAGCGCTCCAGTGGGCACGTGCGACCGAAACAGGCATCAAGGGGTACCACATCGAGCGCAGTCACGAACCAGGCTTTCCAGACTGGAGTTACCTGCGCCTGACGCCCGTCCCACAGACGGGCGTTACTTATATTGATACCTGCTTAAATTGGTCACGCTCGGCTGCCGTAGAGCAATCGGGTCGGGAGTTGGATGTACCGAACACGCTGCCACCCCTGCACCAGTCGTGACTTCAGAGTGAGCAAATCTTTTGGACAGAAATTCGCCAACATGTGTTGCTTGACGTAGGCCCAGACCAGTTCAATGGGATTCAACTCTGGTGAGTACGGCGGCAAATACTTGAGAGACAGACGAACCTCATCGGCGACGAAGGCGCTCAGCGCCTTCGTTTTGTGAATGCTGGCATTGTCGAGGATCACCGTGATCTTTTCAGGCACATGTCGGAGCAGATGGGTCAGGAACTGGATGACCTGGGTGCCCTTGATGGCGGCCTGATGAGTCTGCTGCAAGAACTGGCCTGTCGTCGTGATCGCCCCAATCGTTGACACCTTGTCCCAATTGGTTTTGGCGTCGAGTACTGGGCTCTGCCCACACGGCGCCCAGGTTCGCGATACCGTGGGTTTCAAGCTGAAACCCACTTCGTCGAGAAACGCAAGCGTTTCTCCGTCTTCCATCTTTTTTTCGAGCTCAGGCACCACGGTTTCGATCCAGGCGATGACCGCTTCTTGAGCTTGTTCTGCTGCCCGCTTCGTCGGTTTTTGCCGTGAG
This genomic interval carries:
- a CDS encoding IS630 family transposase; the protein is MWRPERLTRPQLEERRLFAEPYIREDKLSSAQLSELCGVGSSTVRKWRQRLRYQGSLEATFASGPPRRLPDEQIADVMALLAAGPDPHLYPDQRWTCPRVRDVIGMKFDVWYHVDHLGRLLHAWGFSRQKPTKRAAEQAQEAVIAWIETVVPELEKKMEDGETLAFLDEVGFSLKPTVSRTWAPCGQSPVLDAKTNWDKVSTIGAITTTGQFLQQTHQAAIKGTQVIQFLTHLLRHVPEKITVILDNASIHKTKALSAFVADEVRLSLKYLPPYSPELNPIELVWAYVKQHMLANFCPKDLLTLKSRLVQGWQRVRYIQLPTRLLYGSRA